The bacterium genome contains the following window.
GCCGCGGAGACTCCATGCGGACCCGACAGGTATAGCCCACTGCCGGCCGCAAGTGCTCACCGAATCCGCGCCAGAGGGACATGAGAAACTCGACGGAGAGCTCCTCGACCGGCCGCATGGGGATGCGGGTCTCCGGATCGAAGGCGTCGCCCTCGAGCAGGTCGCCTTCCAGCACGGGGTGGTTCATCAAGACCTGCATCGCGGTGCCCAGCAGCTCCTGCTGCTCGGCGTCCTCGTCGGCCCAGGCCGTGATCATGTAGTCAAGATCCATCAGCACCGATGGGTCCTGATACCACGTCTCGACCCGGCCGCGCGCGT
Protein-coding sequences here:
- a CDS encoding DUF4255 domain-containing protein, giving the protein MARHRIFRQTSETIATLLEDGVKEIVGRSIQVVSGPPLREKFTRMPALGVYLYRVGVRKKRREETATQVLRIDARGRVETWYQDPSVLMDLDYMITAWADEDAEQQELLGTAMQVLMNHPVLEGDLLEGDAFDPETRIPMRPVEELSVEFLMSLWRGFGEHLRPAVGYTCRVRMESPRRLKVARSVEDVEMGVNWSPERGTRRATTATGSGT